The following proteins are encoded in a genomic region of Sorangiineae bacterium MSr12523:
- a CDS encoding phytanoyl-CoA dioxygenase family protein has product MQSNEQQRPAGSLSPEQVANFERDGFLVVENLVDPESCDVLLRRGMELAAGCDPSTFIAAFASYGKGKKYETDNAAARYIQESADKASFFFEPSAFDGPGQLKVSKEQAILKIGHGLHDCDPVFDTFSRQPRFKALVESLGLRKPLLAESMYMFKHPKVGGKIDIHQDGTFLFTEPSSVIGLWTALEDATVDNGCLWALPGGHKGGLRSRYIRTEQGDKFDVYDATPFPENEFVPLEAKKGSVVVLHGAVPHMSRANVSPRSRQAYSVHLIDGTLPWPAGNWLQRSASNPFRGF; this is encoded by the coding sequence ATGCAATCGAATGAACAACAGCGCCCCGCGGGCAGCCTCAGCCCGGAACAAGTCGCGAATTTCGAGCGCGATGGGTTTCTCGTCGTCGAAAACCTGGTCGATCCGGAAAGCTGCGACGTGCTGCTCCGGCGCGGAATGGAGCTCGCGGCCGGGTGCGATCCGAGCACCTTCATCGCCGCTTTTGCTTCGTACGGCAAAGGCAAGAAGTACGAAACGGACAATGCCGCCGCGCGCTACATCCAAGAATCGGCGGACAAGGCGAGCTTCTTCTTCGAACCGTCGGCCTTCGACGGCCCCGGACAACTCAAGGTGTCCAAGGAGCAGGCCATCCTCAAGATTGGCCATGGCCTGCACGATTGCGATCCGGTGTTCGACACGTTCTCGCGCCAACCGCGGTTCAAGGCGCTCGTGGAGAGCTTGGGCCTGCGCAAGCCGCTGCTCGCCGAGAGCATGTACATGTTCAAACACCCGAAGGTGGGCGGCAAAATCGACATTCACCAGGACGGCACCTTCCTCTTCACGGAGCCGAGCAGCGTGATCGGCCTGTGGACGGCCCTCGAAGATGCCACCGTCGACAATGGGTGCCTCTGGGCGCTGCCGGGCGGCCACAAAGGCGGATTGCGATCGCGATACATTCGCACGGAGCAGGGCGACAAGTTCGACGTGTACGATGCGACGCCGTTCCCGGAGAACGAGTTCGTGCCGCTGGAGGCGAAAAAAGGCTCCGTCGTGGTGCTGCATGGCGCGGTGCCCCACATGAGCCGCGCCAACGTCTCGCCGCGCTCGCGGCAGGCGTACAGCGTGCATTTGATCGATGGCACGCTGCCCTGGCCGGCGGGGAACTGGCTTCAGCGGTCGGCGTCCAATCCGTTCCGAGGCTTCTAG
- a CDS encoding exodeoxyribonuclease III, producing MPAILAQFGTPEVLCLQETRIRMCDTEDIANMQLALPGYRCHFSLNRDARNVTYRGGRAYGVVTYIRESLGPANMERPEWDLEGRIVFTHLRGRVIGNVYAVNGTDKPYFDHELGMMNGDRHAFKRRFQERVIHRAHELRASGGVILAGDWNVSPTKLDTYPRLRTEEPHVRARAALAELLARSGMVDIYRHLHPEERRYTWFNRRARPGRLDAARVDYILVSEDLVPHVRSASILDDPRDRGGSDHAPTVVDTH from the coding sequence TTGCCGGCCATTCTCGCGCAGTTCGGGACGCCCGAAGTCCTCTGCCTTCAGGAAACACGCATACGGATGTGCGATACGGAGGACATTGCGAATATGCAACTAGCCCTCCCCGGATATCGCTGCCACTTTTCGCTGAACCGCGATGCGCGCAACGTGACCTATCGGGGCGGTCGCGCTTACGGCGTCGTTACCTACATCCGCGAATCGCTCGGCCCGGCGAACATGGAGAGGCCCGAGTGGGATCTCGAAGGGCGAATCGTTTTTACGCATTTGCGCGGCCGCGTCATCGGGAACGTTTATGCCGTCAACGGCACCGATAAACCGTACTTCGATCACGAGCTCGGGATGATGAATGGCGATCGACACGCCTTCAAACGACGATTTCAAGAGCGGGTGATCCATCGCGCGCACGAGCTCCGCGCCTCCGGCGGAGTGATCCTGGCGGGTGACTGGAACGTCTCTCCGACGAAGCTCGACACGTACCCGCGTTTGCGAACCGAAGAACCCCACGTGCGAGCTCGGGCCGCGCTCGCGGAGCTCCTGGCGCGGAGCGGAATGGTGGACATCTACCGGCATCTCCATCCCGAGGAGCGTCGCTATACCTGGTTCAATCGCCGGGCTCGTCCTGGCCGTCTGGATGCGGCGCGTGTGGACTATATCCTCGTCTCGGAGGACCTGGTCCCTCACGTGCGCTCGGCGTCGATTCTCGACGACCCACGTGATCGAGGCGGTAGCGACCACGCTCCGACCGTGGTCGACACGCACTAA
- a CDS encoding methyltransferase domain-containing protein, translating into MGSVLQILKLTTNSSNALSQVNVGGEGMSESESDKIKQNIGASYDFFSSFGSSFWNWGMDQHAVHQKLAREIPNYDQYGSDGCSEQLYFYTFNKIPRVAGQVRKVLEVGSGTGAGLNFISRLEAGSEFVGLDISQKAVARANGTFARPGALSFVHGDAERLPFPDGEFDAVINVESSHNYPNLGKFIAEVARVLRPGGYFSHVDMYSTQRREAMNQCKTQTKDRLVWLEEEDVTDHVKASIRKRLSPNSVFLKRLKANTPRSVRPLVKSGIGAWFVKDRSSIDILSKLLSRRDDRSTNLQAEIRTYAHTLAKKAP; encoded by the coding sequence ATGGGTTCGGTACTCCAAATATTGAAGCTCACCACGAATTCATCCAACGCGCTGTCGCAAGTCAATGTCGGCGGCGAGGGAATGAGCGAGAGCGAAAGCGACAAGATCAAGCAGAACATCGGGGCGAGCTACGACTTTTTCAGCAGTTTTGGCAGCAGCTTCTGGAACTGGGGCATGGATCAACATGCCGTTCACCAGAAACTCGCGCGCGAAATCCCCAATTACGATCAATACGGTTCCGACGGTTGCTCGGAGCAGCTCTATTTCTACACCTTCAACAAGATTCCGCGGGTGGCGGGGCAGGTGAGGAAGGTGCTCGAGGTGGGATCCGGCACCGGCGCCGGCCTCAATTTCATCTCGAGGCTCGAGGCAGGGAGCGAATTCGTCGGTTTGGACATTTCGCAGAAAGCCGTCGCGCGCGCCAATGGCACCTTTGCCCGCCCCGGGGCACTCTCCTTCGTTCACGGTGACGCCGAGCGCCTTCCGTTCCCCGATGGTGAGTTCGACGCGGTCATCAACGTGGAGAGCTCGCACAATTATCCGAACTTGGGCAAGTTCATTGCCGAGGTCGCGCGCGTGCTTCGCCCGGGAGGGTACTTTTCACACGTGGACATGTATTCGACGCAACGCCGCGAGGCCATGAATCAATGCAAGACCCAAACGAAAGACCGCCTCGTTTGGCTGGAGGAGGAAGACGTCACCGATCACGTGAAGGCCTCCATCCGCAAGCGTCTGAGCCCCAACAGCGTCTTTCTGAAGCGATTGAAGGCCAACACCCCCCGCTCCGTTCGCCCGCTGGTCAAATCGGGTATTGGCGCGTGGTTCGTGAAAGACCGAAGTTCGATTGACATTCTCTCCAAGTTGCTGAGCCGGCGGGACGACCGCTCGACCAATCTGCAAGCCGAAATACGAACGTACGCGCACACCCTGGCCAAGAAGGCGCCGTGA
- a CDS encoding ketoacyl-ACP synthase III, whose product MKTGIRIATIGTYIPRTRVPNAELAPGLEIQPAFLENKIGVRQRAVKDATERTSDLCQKAFESLLQRRHVDLAAVRLVCVVTQNPDCRIPHTAAIVHRKLGAGKQCATFDISQGCAGYVHGVAIASAFLQSLGEGDGLLFTCDPYSVIVDPKDRGTALIFGDAATVTYLSRKEPGYTVVDSDFGTVPESTECLFDDGRRLHMDGRQVFSNAAREVPESIRRILGRNELTNDDVDQFLLHPGSKYIVDFLRGALGLDHTKVPFGIEDYGNTVSSSIPLMLEGCLTLHKYPRIVSSGFGVGFSWGTNLVEWRT is encoded by the coding sequence ATGAAAACCGGAATTCGCATTGCCACCATCGGCACGTACATTCCTCGAACGCGCGTGCCGAATGCCGAGCTCGCACCGGGGCTCGAAATCCAGCCGGCATTCCTCGAAAACAAAATTGGCGTACGCCAGCGTGCCGTCAAAGACGCGACGGAACGGACGAGCGACCTTTGCCAAAAGGCATTCGAAAGCCTTCTGCAGCGCCGCCACGTCGACCTCGCGGCGGTGCGCCTGGTCTGCGTGGTGACGCAGAATCCCGATTGCAGAATCCCGCACACCGCGGCCATCGTTCATCGCAAATTGGGCGCAGGAAAACAATGCGCCACCTTCGACATCTCCCAGGGATGCGCGGGTTACGTGCACGGAGTGGCCATCGCATCGGCCTTTCTCCAGAGCCTGGGCGAGGGTGACGGCCTGCTTTTTACCTGCGATCCATACTCGGTCATCGTCGACCCGAAGGATCGCGGCACCGCCCTCATCTTCGGGGATGCCGCCACGGTGACCTATCTTTCGCGAAAAGAGCCGGGCTACACCGTCGTCGACTCCGATTTCGGAACGGTCCCCGAAAGCACAGAGTGCCTTTTCGACGATGGCCGCCGCCTTCACATGGACGGGCGCCAGGTATTTTCCAATGCCGCGCGCGAGGTCCCGGAGAGCATCCGCCGCATCCTCGGGCGAAACGAATTGACGAACGACGATGTCGACCAGTTCTTGCTTCACCCTGGTTCGAAATACATCGTCGACTTCCTGCGCGGGGCCTTGGGCCTCGACCACACCAAAGTACCGTTCGGAATCGAGGATTACGGAAATACCGTCTCCTCGTCGATTCCCCTCATGCTCGAGGGGTGCCTGACATTGCACAAATACCCGCGGATCGTTTCCAGTGGATTCGGGGTCGGATTTTCGTGGGGGACCAATCTCGTCGAGTGGCGAACCTGA
- a CDS encoding phosphopantetheine-binding protein has product MITRDNIVELFGAAEIHVSMADLKDGEPLAMQGLDSLDMANLLFQIEQKFGLTISPNDASRLRTVQDMVDYVGSKRH; this is encoded by the coding sequence ATGATTACGAGAGACAACATCGTTGAATTGTTTGGCGCGGCCGAGATCCACGTGTCCATGGCCGATTTGAAAGATGGTGAGCCCCTCGCCATGCAAGGGCTCGATTCGCTGGATATGGCCAATCTGCTCTTCCAGATCGAGCAGAAGTTCGGCCTCACCATTTCTCCGAACGACGCGTCCAGGCTGCGCACGGTGCAGGACATGGTCGACTACGTCGGAAGCAAGCGCCATTGA
- a CDS encoding C39 family peptidase has product MTINLCNGIPIFIRILGARIFGPAVTAGALLVGACACGDASIEEEKIGSVQLDIPPREQWRNGHGYCGETSLQSIALHYGAWVSQQVVRDAAGGELLLAVNETKALDALHFDYENWDYEKTSAPQFQQFATWLKGQMVQGHPVIFAAYLSESSDLEYDHIMPAVGIDFRRASGYDAQDTLSFNTNFGGRVRRTFGASWGTRQSCINDSNAGGCIPQGVDYGIAVLGITDRKRATLPVRLVMARNAEPNVSLGESAETMQTTVTVSGLTKGRSYALLRYDKAKNVPTDAMAAGFLASKYDKRVDFTATGNTWAESDTFDSDGVAYYRCVPR; this is encoded by the coding sequence ATGACAATCAACCTGTGTAACGGCATCCCGATTTTCATTCGGATATTGGGTGCGCGGATATTCGGTCCGGCCGTGACGGCGGGCGCTCTCCTAGTCGGCGCGTGCGCATGCGGGGATGCCTCGATCGAAGAGGAAAAAATCGGCTCGGTCCAGCTCGATATTCCACCCCGCGAGCAGTGGCGCAACGGACACGGGTACTGCGGGGAAACGTCATTGCAGTCCATCGCACTACACTACGGCGCGTGGGTCTCGCAGCAGGTTGTGCGCGATGCCGCGGGGGGCGAGCTCCTGCTCGCGGTGAACGAGACCAAAGCCCTCGATGCGCTGCATTTCGACTACGAAAATTGGGATTACGAAAAGACGTCCGCGCCGCAGTTCCAACAATTCGCAACGTGGCTCAAAGGCCAGATGGTCCAAGGCCATCCCGTAATTTTCGCAGCCTACCTCAGTGAGAGCAGCGACCTCGAGTACGACCACATCATGCCGGCCGTGGGCATCGACTTTCGCCGAGCATCAGGTTACGACGCCCAGGACACCCTTTCGTTCAATACCAACTTTGGTGGCAGGGTCCGCCGCACCTTTGGTGCGTCATGGGGCACCCGGCAGAGTTGTATTAACGACAGCAACGCCGGGGGGTGCATTCCGCAAGGCGTCGACTACGGCATCGCCGTGCTGGGGATCACCGACAGAAAGAGGGCGACGCTGCCGGTCCGGTTGGTCATGGCTCGCAACGCCGAGCCCAATGTGTCGCTAGGCGAGTCGGCGGAAACCATGCAGACGACGGTGACGGTGTCGGGCCTCACCAAGGGGCGAAGCTACGCGCTCCTACGCTACGACAAGGCCAAAAACGTCCCCACGGATGCCATGGCTGCGGGCTTTCTGGCCTCGAAATACGACAAACGTGTAGACTTCACGGCCACCGGCAATACATGGGCCGAATCCGATACGTTCGACTCGGACGGCGTCGCCTATTATCGTTGCGTACCCAGGTGA
- a CDS encoding C39 family peptidase has translation MTAPLRFGLCLAASLLASHSNQIDIPPRAQWPNGHGYCGETSIQSIALHYGSWISQKVVRKVAGGEVLLGVNESKTLERLHFGFKNWNSNEPKPQFEAFSVWLKSHLRQGHPAIFAVYLADGTDDPDYDHIVPAVGIEYESASSYDPADTLWFHSNFGHRLHRTMGTLSATRKKCTYDSSAGGCIPRDVDYGTAVTGIVDERSATLPVRLSVDRSDEPNVSKGEAPVQLHATVTASGLVSGRRYALLRYDDYKDVPTDATAAGFLSSNHAARIDFTATAAEWSHADKFMSDGVAYYRCVPL, from the coding sequence ATGACCGCCCCGCTGCGTTTTGGCTTGTGCCTTGCTGCGAGTCTTCTTGCCTCGCACTCGAACCAAATCGACATTCCACCGCGCGCCCAGTGGCCCAATGGCCACGGTTATTGCGGTGAAACGTCGATCCAGTCGATTGCGCTGCACTACGGCTCGTGGATCTCGCAGAAGGTGGTGCGCAAGGTGGCCGGCGGCGAGGTGCTGCTCGGGGTCAACGAGTCGAAAACCCTGGAGCGCCTTCATTTCGGGTTCAAGAATTGGAATTCCAACGAACCGAAGCCGCAGTTCGAAGCGTTCTCGGTTTGGCTCAAGTCTCATTTGCGCCAGGGTCACCCGGCGATTTTCGCCGTGTACCTCGCCGACGGCACCGACGATCCGGACTACGACCACATCGTACCGGCGGTGGGCATCGAGTACGAGAGCGCGTCGTCGTACGATCCGGCGGACACGCTTTGGTTCCATTCCAACTTCGGACATCGCTTGCACCGCACCATGGGCACCCTTTCCGCGACACGGAAGAAGTGCACCTACGATTCGTCGGCGGGCGGATGCATCCCGCGCGATGTCGATTACGGCACCGCGGTGACCGGAATCGTGGACGAACGCTCAGCGACCCTGCCCGTTCGGCTGTCCGTCGACCGGAGTGACGAGCCCAATGTCTCCAAGGGCGAGGCACCGGTGCAGCTCCATGCCACGGTCACCGCATCCGGGCTCGTCTCCGGCCGGCGTTATGCGCTTTTGCGCTACGACGATTACAAGGACGTGCCCACGGATGCGACGGCCGCCGGCTTCCTCTCCTCGAACCATGCCGCGCGCATCGATTTCACGGCGACCGCCGCGGAGTGGTCGCACGCCGATAAATTCATGTCGGATGGCGTTGCGTACTATCGTTGTGTCCCGCTTTGA
- a CDS encoding glycoside hydrolase family 3 C-terminal domain-containing protein, with translation MSRMYFRRTAVALACSAMIAPACTSNDGDAPPATNDPDSVAERRATKLVAQLTSDEKIALVHGTGMPIAGYGTFPPEALLGASYIPGIPRLGIPQVTSADSACGVNLKDTHATALPAPLALAASWDPDLAQEYGKRIAIELRTLGYTEGLGGATNLAREPRSGRTFENMGEDPVLSGTMLAARTIGTQGQKVIATVKHYAMNDHETSRMTSDSQVDERTMRETELLAFEIAIKEGQPGSVMCAYNKVNGTYACENPYILTDVLKKEWGFRGVVQSDWGATHSTAPAALAGLDEEQPGFSNDASTHPIFKMLGSHFNTKLRAAVDDGSVPMSRLDDMVHRKLRTLARVGIMDAPPLPSGAIDQDAGNASALAVARQSAVLLKNASAALPLAATNATNATGVSSIVVIGGHADAGVLSGGGSGAVPAADGNAVSGCQEPPGPVFIPHCATWYKSAPLAAIQAKAPGAKVTYFDGNDSVAAANAAAQADVAIVFATQWETEGNDLASLALPDTRTDPYNQSYDQNALIEAIAAKGKRVVVVLQTGSPVLMPWIDRVHAVLEVWYPGVRGGQAVADLLFGDANPSGKLPLSFPKQDADLPQPVISPSDPNVVYREGLLIGYRWYDAKQLEPLFPFGHGLSYTTFSYSNLDARREAKGDVTVTFTVTNDGTRAGAEVAQVYAKLPAGLGEPPNRLVGWKKVSLEPGQAQTIQLTVPAQRLATWDTSTHVWKVNGGDYTFVAGTSSRDPRALTKAMALP, from the coding sequence ATGAGTCGTATGTATTTCCGCCGCACGGCCGTTGCGCTCGCATGCAGTGCCATGATCGCGCCAGCGTGTACGAGCAACGACGGCGATGCGCCGCCGGCGACAAACGACCCCGACTCGGTGGCCGAGCGGCGGGCCACGAAGCTCGTTGCGCAACTGACGAGCGACGAGAAAATCGCGCTCGTGCATGGCACGGGAATGCCCATTGCGGGATATGGCACGTTTCCTCCCGAGGCCTTGCTCGGGGCGAGCTACATCCCTGGAATTCCGCGGCTCGGTATTCCCCAAGTGACCAGTGCGGATTCCGCCTGCGGGGTCAATCTCAAGGACACGCATGCCACGGCCCTGCCTGCGCCCCTCGCGCTGGCGGCCAGTTGGGATCCGGATCTTGCCCAAGAATATGGCAAACGCATTGCCATCGAATTGCGCACACTTGGATATACCGAAGGGCTCGGTGGCGCGACCAATCTGGCCCGCGAACCGCGCAGCGGCCGCACCTTCGAAAACATGGGCGAAGACCCGGTATTGAGCGGCACCATGCTCGCCGCGCGCACCATCGGCACGCAGGGGCAAAAGGTCATTGCCACCGTCAAGCATTATGCCATGAACGACCACGAGACGAGCCGCATGACCTCGGATTCGCAGGTCGACGAGCGCACGATGCGCGAAACGGAGCTGCTCGCCTTCGAAATCGCCATCAAAGAAGGCCAACCCGGTAGCGTCATGTGCGCGTACAACAAAGTGAACGGCACGTATGCTTGCGAAAACCCGTATATTTTGACCGACGTTCTCAAGAAAGAGTGGGGCTTTCGGGGTGTCGTTCAATCGGATTGGGGCGCCACGCACAGCACGGCACCGGCAGCCCTCGCCGGGCTCGATGAGGAGCAACCCGGCTTTTCCAACGACGCCAGCACCCACCCCATCTTCAAAATGCTCGGCTCCCACTTCAATACGAAGCTTCGGGCGGCCGTCGACGACGGTTCGGTGCCCATGTCGCGGCTCGACGACATGGTTCACCGGAAATTGCGCACCTTGGCGCGCGTAGGGATCATGGATGCGCCGCCGCTCCCCTCCGGCGCCATCGACCAGGACGCCGGCAATGCGTCGGCCCTCGCTGTCGCGCGCCAATCGGCGGTGCTGTTGAAGAATGCATCCGCGGCCCTGCCGCTCGCCGCGACTAACGCGACTAACGCGACGGGCGTGTCGTCCATCGTCGTGATTGGCGGCCATGCCGACGCCGGCGTTCTGTCCGGGGGTGGCTCGGGCGCGGTTCCGGCGGCCGATGGCAATGCCGTCAGCGGATGCCAAGAGCCGCCCGGCCCCGTGTTCATTCCGCATTGTGCAACGTGGTACAAATCGGCGCCACTTGCGGCAATCCAGGCCAAGGCGCCGGGGGCGAAGGTCACGTATTTCGATGGAAACGACTCGGTGGCCGCGGCCAATGCGGCGGCCCAGGCGGATGTCGCCATCGTCTTCGCGACCCAGTGGGAAACCGAAGGAAACGATCTCGCCAGTCTGGCCCTGCCCGATACGCGTACGGATCCGTACAATCAAAGCTACGATCAGAATGCCCTCATCGAGGCCATCGCGGCCAAGGGCAAACGCGTGGTGGTGGTTCTGCAAACGGGAAGCCCCGTTCTGATGCCTTGGATCGATCGCGTCCACGCGGTTCTCGAAGTTTGGTATCCGGGCGTGCGCGGCGGTCAGGCGGTGGCCGATTTGCTGTTCGGCGATGCCAATCCGTCGGGCAAGCTTCCCCTCTCCTTTCCCAAGCAAGATGCGGATTTGCCGCAGCCGGTCATCTCGCCGAGCGATCCCAACGTGGTCTACCGCGAAGGCCTGCTGATCGGGTATCGATGGTACGACGCGAAGCAGCTCGAGCCGCTTTTCCCGTTCGGCCACGGATTGTCGTACACCACGTTCTCGTATTCGAACTTGGACGCCCGCCGTGAGGCCAAGGGAGACGTGACGGTGACGTTCACGGTCACCAACGACGGCACGCGCGCAGGAGCCGAAGTGGCCCAAGTGTATGCCAAGCTGCCCGCGGGCTTGGGAGAGCCCCCGAATCGCCTCGTGGGCTGGAAGAAAGTGTCGCTGGAGCCCGGTCAGGCCCAAACGATCCAGCTTACGGTGCCCGCCCAGCGACTCGCCACGTGGGATACGTCGACGCATGTGTGGAAGGTCAACGGCGGCGATTACACCTTCGTCGCGGGAACATCTTCGCGCGATCCTCGTGCCCTGACGAAGGCGATGGCACTTCCCTGA
- a CDS encoding alpha/beta fold hydrolase yields the protein MNGTTKSNNAILMIHGLCCGAEVWDRMAGAFRQLGWRVEAPTLSPHLRVKDAPSDELAKMSLKDYVDEMEGAARRLEADTGHRPIVVGHSLGGLIAQKLAERGAARAAVFMTPLAPAGVPPKLSLAPFVTLGNILFSRNLEKRPVKIWETGFKWGMLNGVPASRHKEIYATMRYCSGMVFRDLIMPDKNPERVAYVDETRINVPTLTIGAVKDRTVPVATHRLVAEKYKRVGGDYLEYSDRAHWVLDDLGTDRTVADITNWLESKQLGLA from the coding sequence ATGAACGGGACGACGAAATCGAACAACGCCATCTTGATGATCCACGGCCTCTGCTGCGGGGCCGAGGTGTGGGACCGCATGGCGGGCGCATTCCGCCAGCTCGGTTGGCGGGTGGAAGCGCCCACGTTGAGCCCGCACCTCCGGGTGAAAGACGCTCCGTCCGACGAGCTGGCGAAAATGAGCCTCAAGGACTACGTCGACGAAATGGAGGGCGCGGCCCGGCGCCTCGAGGCGGATACGGGCCACCGGCCCATCGTCGTTGGGCATTCGCTGGGTGGGCTCATCGCGCAGAAGCTCGCGGAGCGCGGTGCGGCGCGCGCGGCCGTGTTCATGACGCCCCTGGCGCCGGCCGGGGTGCCTCCCAAGCTGTCGCTCGCGCCCTTCGTGACCTTGGGCAATATTCTCTTTTCGCGAAACCTGGAGAAGAGACCCGTCAAAATCTGGGAGACGGGATTCAAGTGGGGCATGTTGAACGGCGTTCCCGCGTCGCGGCACAAGGAGATTTACGCGACCATGCGCTATTGCTCGGGCATGGTCTTCCGCGATCTCATCATGCCGGACAAAAATCCGGAGCGCGTGGCCTACGTCGACGAAACGCGGATCAACGTCCCAACGTTGACCATTGGCGCGGTCAAAGATCGTACTGTGCCCGTGGCCACGCACCGCCTCGTGGCCGAGAAGTACAAGCGCGTGGGCGGCGACTACCTGGAGTATTCCGATCGCGCGCACTGGGTGTTGGACGATCTCGGCACCGACCGCACCGTCGCGGACATCACCAACTGGCTCGAGTCGAAGCAGCTCGGTTTGGCGTAG